One Pongo pygmaeus isolate AG05252 chromosome 10, NHGRI_mPonPyg2-v2.0_pri, whole genome shotgun sequence genomic window carries:
- the NINJ2 gene encoding ninjurin-2 isoform X2: MMYMPGSSDPRRSQPINLNHYATKKSVAESMLDVALFMSNAMRLKAVLEQGPSSHYYTTLVTLISLSLLLQVVIGVLLVVIARLNLNEVEKQWRLNQLNNAATILVFFTVVINVFITAFGAHKTGFLAARASRNPL, translated from the exons CCTGGAAGCTCCGACCCCAGGAGGAGCCAGCCCATCAACCTGAACCATTACGCCACCAAGAAGAGCGTGGCGGAGAGCATGCTGGACGTGGCCCTGTTCATGTCCAACGCCATGCGGCTGAAGGCGGTGCTGGAGCAAGGACCATCCTCTCACTACTACACCACCCTGGTCACCCTCATCAGCCTCTCTCTGCTCCTGCAGGTGGTCATCGGTGTCCTGCTCGTGGTCATTG CACGGCTGAACCTGAATGAGGTAGAAAAGCAGTGGCGACTCAACCAGCTCAACAACGCAGCCACCATCTTGGTCTTCTTCACTGTGGTCATCAATGTTTTCATTACAGCCTTCGGGGCACATAAGACAGGGTTCCTGGCTGCCagggcctcaaggaatcctctctGA
- the NINJ2 gene encoding ninjurin-2 isoform X3 codes for MLDVALFMSNAMRLKAVLEQGPSSHYYTTLVTLISLSLLLQVVIGVLLVVIARLNLNEVEKQWRLNQLNNAATILVFFTVVINVFITAFGAHKTGFLAARASRNPL; via the exons ATGCTGGACGTGGCCCTGTTCATGTCCAACGCCATGCGGCTGAAGGCGGTGCTGGAGCAAGGACCATCCTCTCACTACTACACCACCCTGGTCACCCTCATCAGCCTCTCTCTGCTCCTGCAGGTGGTCATCGGTGTCCTGCTCGTGGTCATTG CACGGCTGAACCTGAATGAGGTAGAAAAGCAGTGGCGACTCAACCAGCTCAACAACGCAGCCACCATCTTGGTCTTCTTCACTGTGGTCATCAATGTTTTCATTACAGCCTTCGGGGCACATAAGACAGGGTTCCTGGCTGCCagggcctcaaggaatcctctctGA